One region of Pan paniscus chromosome 5, NHGRI_mPanPan1-v2.0_pri, whole genome shotgun sequence genomic DNA includes:
- the RAB44 gene encoding ras-related protein Rab-44 isoform X2: METGQRTSRKVRKLGSNRRRQTREPADGEDAAVAPEPESWYSQAAAELQAFFQDCGAKERGFVTREDLAVAKFSFLGSKEESEMIFDWVDVERKGHLSLEEFSSGLKNIFGSGQSPHRLRRRKPLPSKRVSATTSFPALEEADAEEKEAFLAFMEQLGTGHLLPKQTEIWQLWGQLRQEEPQLAGNLAGFLAKMTSRLQEAQADKEALELTLRKRDSDHHREVQQLYEEMEQQIRQEKQQLQAESDSRGLALTSQMQDVLEAKEREVQRLAEGQRELEAQLSHLRSTHQEAASENQQLQEAKRDLAGRLEEVRGQLQVTRGRLDAARGRVSWQVEEKLSFPGAGEKTPDPQAASPEEAASPEEAPLPGLFGDNDDWDQLLSNFGSPPHGALQLCWSPPPTPRATSGPQTPRVVRQISISEPQAFLFGQEPSSDPDGAPRTPPGVTFSAKDNKGVDPDEQDIRAEQPVEPHDPDPNQEPGSTPEGRLLWGLSGSLVAPAFKVLIPLEDGPPPPANSPPPQAPAGSSKQIQASDPDDKGPGSWAPPSGAQPGAGAGPREPTQTPPTMTERETQPGPSPTTALTGVGPAKPPRQRDALQQDLHATGSEPRLGTQRARALTLGPAEPFQGLEFVGPVPTERLEQGQAGPAVQEGLPEGLREAHGQVLGLGELPAFPHQGLEEEPRSEEGKQEGRGGQDLSSEQSEQSVEAHGLETAHSELPQQDSLLVSLPSATPQAQVEAEGPTPGKSAPPRGSPPGGAQPGAGAGPQEPTQTPPTMAEQEAQPRPSLTTAQAEEQGPPHSREPRAESRLEDPGMDSREAGLTPSPGDPMAGGGPQANPDYLFHVIFLGDSNVGKTSFLHLLHQNSFATGLTATVGVDFRVKTLLVDNKCFVLQLWDTAGQERYHSMTRQLLRKADGVVLMYDITSQESFAHVRYWLDCLQDAGSDGVVILLLGNKMDCEEERQVSVEAGQQLAQELGVYFGECSAALGHNILEPVVNLARSLRMQEEGLKDSLVKVAPKRPPKRFGCCS, from the exons GTGGCCAAGTTCAGCTTCCTGGGCAGCAAGGAAGAGTCAGAGATGATCTTCGACTGGGTGGATGTGGAGCGGAAGGGACACCTGTCCCTTGAAGAATTCAGCTCTGGACTCA AAAACATCTTTGGCTCCGGCCAGAGCCCCCACCGGCTCCGCAGAAGGAAGCCACTGCCCTCTAAGCGGGTATCTGCTACCACCAGCTTCCCAGCTCTGGAGGAGGCGGATGCTGAGGAGAAGGAGGCGTTCCTTGCCTTCATGGAGCAGCTGGGGACTGGACACTTACTTCCCAA GCAGACGGAAATCTGGCAACTGTGGGGGCAGCTGCGGCAGGAGGAGCCCCAGCTGGCAGGCAACCTGGCAGGCTTTCTGGCCAAGATGACCAGCCGCCTGCAGGAGGCCCAGGCGGACAAGGAGGCCCTGGAGCTGACCCTGAGGAA GCGTGACTCTGACCACCACCGCGAGGTCCAGCAGCTCTATGAGGAGATGGAGCAGCAGATCCGCcaggagaagcagcagctgcaggctgag AGCGACTCTCGGGGCCTggccctcacctcccagatgcaGGACGTCCTAGAGGCCAAGGAGCGCGAGGTGCAGCGACTAGCTGAGGGCCAGAGGGAG CTGGAGGCCCAGCTCTCCCACCTCAGGAGCACACATCAGGAGGCTGCCTCAGAGAACCAGCAGCTGCAGGAGGCCAAGCGTGACCTGGCTGGGCGGCTGGAGGAGGTGCGGGGGCAGCTGCAGGTGACCAGGGGGCGCCTGGATGCCGCCAGGGGCCGGGTGTCCTGGCAGGtggaggagaaactgag TTTTCCTGGAGCGGGTGAGAAGACCCCAGACCCTCAGGCTGCCTCCCCTGAGGAGGCCGCCTCCCCTGAGGAGGCCCCCCTGCCTGGGCTATTTGGGGACAACGATGACTGGGACCAGCTCCTGAGCAACTTTGGCAGCCCTCCGCACGGAGCCCTGCAGCTCTGCTGGAGCCCGCCCCCGACCCCAAGAGCCACCTCAGGCCCCCAGACACCCCGTGTGGTCAGGCAGATCTCTATCTCGGAGCCACAGGCTTTTCTATTTGGTCAGGAGCCATCTTCAGATCCAGATGGGGCTCCAAGGACCCCGCCTGGGGTGACTTTCAGCGCCAAGGACAATAAAGGAGTGGACCCAGATGAGCAGGACATTAGAGCAGAGCAGCCTGTTGAACCGCACGACCCGGACCCCAACCAGGAGCCAGGGTCCACACCCGAGGGCCGCCTCCTCTGGGGTCTCTCAGGAAGCCTGGTGGCACCTGCATTCAAAGTGCTCATTCCTTTGGAGGATGGGCCCCCTCCCCCTGCGAActctccccctccccaggccccagctGGGTCCAGCAAACAGATCCAGGCCTCAGACCCAGATGACAAGGGCCCTGGGTCTTGGGCTCCTCCCAGCGGGGCTCAGCCTGGGGCTGGAGCAGGACCCCGGGAACCCACACAAACCCCTCCCACCATGACTGAGCGGGAAACCCAGCCCGGACCCTCACCCACAACTGCCCTCACAGGAGTGGGCCCAGCCAAGCCGCCCAGGCAGAGAGATGCCCTCCAGCAGGACCTGCATGccactggctctgagccaagACTGGGGACCCAGAGGGCTAGAGCCCTCACCCTGGGGCCAGCTGAGCCCTTTCAGGGCCTGGAATTTGTGGGTCCGGTGCCCACAGAGAGGCTGGAGCAGGGCCAGGCGGGCCCAGCGGTGCAGGAGGGCCTTCCTGAGGGGCTAAGAGAAGCTCATGGCCAGGTCCTTGGGCTGGGTGAGCTGCCTGCCTTCCCCCACCAGGGGCTGGAAGAGGAACCCAGGTCTGAGGAAGGAAAACAAgagggccgaggtgggcaggacCTCAGTTCAGAGCAGTCAGAGCAGTCGGTTGAGGCTCACGGCCTAGAAACTGCGCATTCGGAACTCCCCCAGCAAGACTCTCTGCTTGTTTCTCTCCCATCTGCCACACCACAGGCTCAGGTGGAAGCAGAAGGCCCCACTCCTGGAAAATCGGCACCTCCAAGGGGCTCTCCTCCCGGGGGCGCTCAGCCTGGGGCTGGAGCAGGACCCCAGGAACCCACGCAAACCCCTCCCACCATGGCTGAGCAGGAAGCCCAACCCAGGCCATCCCTCACGACTGCTCAAGCAGAAGAACAAGGCCCCCCTCACTCCAGGGAACCAAGGGCAGAGAGCAGGCTTGAAGATCCAGGAATGGACTCCAGGGAAGCTGGGCTGACCCCATCCCCGGGAGACCCCATGGCTGGAGGGGGACCCCAGGCCAACCCTGATTACCTCTTCCATGTCATCTTTCTGGGAGACTCCAACGTGGGCAAAACATCCTTCCTGCACCTGCTGCACCAGAATTCTTTCGCCACCGGATTGACAGCTACCGTGG GAGTAGATTTTCGGGTCAAAACCTTGCTGGTGGACAACAAGTGCTTTGTGCTGCAGCTCTGGGACACGGCTGGCCAAGAGAG GTACCACAGTATGACGCGACAGCTGCTCCGCAAGGCTGACGGGGTGGTGCTCATGTACGACATCACCTCCCAGGAGAGCTTTGCCCATGTGCGCTACTGGCTAGACTGTCTCCAG GATGCAGGGTCGGATGGGGTGGTCATCCTTCTCCTGGGAAACAAGATGGACTGTGAGGAGGAACGGCAAGTGTCCGTGGAAGCTGGGCAGCAACTGGCCCAG GAACTGGGGGTCTATTTTGGGGAGTGCAGTGCCGCCTTGGGTCACAACATCCTGGAGCCTGTAGTAAACCTGGCCAG GTCACTCAGGATGCAAGAAGAAGGCCTGAAGGACTCGCTGGTGAAGGTGGCCCCCAAGAGGCCGCCCAAGAGATTCGGCTGTTGCTCCTGA
- the RAB44 gene encoding ras-related protein Rab-44 isoform X1, with amino-acid sequence MRGRDCPAARCPSLLCPQGQRTMETGQRTSRKVRKLGSNRRRQTREPADGEDAAVAPEPESWYSQAAAELQAFFQDCGAKERGFVTREDLAVAKFSFLGSKEESEMIFDWVDVERKGHLSLEEFSSGLKNIFGSGQSPHRLRRRKPLPSKRVSATTSFPALEEADAEEKEAFLAFMEQLGTGHLLPKQTEIWQLWGQLRQEEPQLAGNLAGFLAKMTSRLQEAQADKEALELTLRKRDSDHHREVQQLYEEMEQQIRQEKQQLQAESDSRGLALTSQMQDVLEAKEREVQRLAEGQRELEAQLSHLRSTHQEAASENQQLQEAKRDLAGRLEEVRGQLQVTRGRLDAARGRVSWQVEEKLSFPGAGEKTPDPQAASPEEAASPEEAPLPGLFGDNDDWDQLLSNFGSPPHGALQLCWSPPPTPRATSGPQTPRVVRQISISEPQAFLFGQEPSSDPDGAPRTPPGVTFSAKDNKGVDPDEQDIRAEQPVEPHDPDPNQEPGSTPEGRLLWGLSGSLVAPAFKVLIPLEDGPPPPANSPPPQAPAGSSKQIQASDPDDKGPGSWAPPSGAQPGAGAGPREPTQTPPTMTERETQPGPSPTTALTGVGPAKPPRQRDALQQDLHATGSEPRLGTQRARALTLGPAEPFQGLEFVGPVPTERLEQGQAGPAVQEGLPEGLREAHGQVLGLGELPAFPHQGLEEEPRSEEGKQEGRGGQDLSSEQSEQSVEAHGLETAHSELPQQDSLLVSLPSATPQAQVEAEGPTPGKSAPPRGSPPGGAQPGAGAGPQEPTQTPPTMAEQEAQPRPSLTTAQAEEQGPPHSREPRAESRLEDPGMDSREAGLTPSPGDPMAGGGPQANPDYLFHVIFLGDSNVGKTSFLHLLHQNSFATGLTATVGVDFRVKTLLVDNKCFVLQLWDTAGQERYHSMTRQLLRKADGVVLMYDITSQESFAHVRYWLDCLQDAGSDGVVILLLGNKMDCEEERQVSVEAGQQLAQELGVYFGECSAALGHNILEPVVNLARSLRMQEEGLKDSLVKVAPKRPPKRFGCCS; translated from the exons GTGGCCAAGTTCAGCTTCCTGGGCAGCAAGGAAGAGTCAGAGATGATCTTCGACTGGGTGGATGTGGAGCGGAAGGGACACCTGTCCCTTGAAGAATTCAGCTCTGGACTCA AAAACATCTTTGGCTCCGGCCAGAGCCCCCACCGGCTCCGCAGAAGGAAGCCACTGCCCTCTAAGCGGGTATCTGCTACCACCAGCTTCCCAGCTCTGGAGGAGGCGGATGCTGAGGAGAAGGAGGCGTTCCTTGCCTTCATGGAGCAGCTGGGGACTGGACACTTACTTCCCAA GCAGACGGAAATCTGGCAACTGTGGGGGCAGCTGCGGCAGGAGGAGCCCCAGCTGGCAGGCAACCTGGCAGGCTTTCTGGCCAAGATGACCAGCCGCCTGCAGGAGGCCCAGGCGGACAAGGAGGCCCTGGAGCTGACCCTGAGGAA GCGTGACTCTGACCACCACCGCGAGGTCCAGCAGCTCTATGAGGAGATGGAGCAGCAGATCCGCcaggagaagcagcagctgcaggctgag AGCGACTCTCGGGGCCTggccctcacctcccagatgcaGGACGTCCTAGAGGCCAAGGAGCGCGAGGTGCAGCGACTAGCTGAGGGCCAGAGGGAG CTGGAGGCCCAGCTCTCCCACCTCAGGAGCACACATCAGGAGGCTGCCTCAGAGAACCAGCAGCTGCAGGAGGCCAAGCGTGACCTGGCTGGGCGGCTGGAGGAGGTGCGGGGGCAGCTGCAGGTGACCAGGGGGCGCCTGGATGCCGCCAGGGGCCGGGTGTCCTGGCAGGtggaggagaaactgag TTTTCCTGGAGCGGGTGAGAAGACCCCAGACCCTCAGGCTGCCTCCCCTGAGGAGGCCGCCTCCCCTGAGGAGGCCCCCCTGCCTGGGCTATTTGGGGACAACGATGACTGGGACCAGCTCCTGAGCAACTTTGGCAGCCCTCCGCACGGAGCCCTGCAGCTCTGCTGGAGCCCGCCCCCGACCCCAAGAGCCACCTCAGGCCCCCAGACACCCCGTGTGGTCAGGCAGATCTCTATCTCGGAGCCACAGGCTTTTCTATTTGGTCAGGAGCCATCTTCAGATCCAGATGGGGCTCCAAGGACCCCGCCTGGGGTGACTTTCAGCGCCAAGGACAATAAAGGAGTGGACCCAGATGAGCAGGACATTAGAGCAGAGCAGCCTGTTGAACCGCACGACCCGGACCCCAACCAGGAGCCAGGGTCCACACCCGAGGGCCGCCTCCTCTGGGGTCTCTCAGGAAGCCTGGTGGCACCTGCATTCAAAGTGCTCATTCCTTTGGAGGATGGGCCCCCTCCCCCTGCGAActctccccctccccaggccccagctGGGTCCAGCAAACAGATCCAGGCCTCAGACCCAGATGACAAGGGCCCTGGGTCTTGGGCTCCTCCCAGCGGGGCTCAGCCTGGGGCTGGAGCAGGACCCCGGGAACCCACACAAACCCCTCCCACCATGACTGAGCGGGAAACCCAGCCCGGACCCTCACCCACAACTGCCCTCACAGGAGTGGGCCCAGCCAAGCCGCCCAGGCAGAGAGATGCCCTCCAGCAGGACCTGCATGccactggctctgagccaagACTGGGGACCCAGAGGGCTAGAGCCCTCACCCTGGGGCCAGCTGAGCCCTTTCAGGGCCTGGAATTTGTGGGTCCGGTGCCCACAGAGAGGCTGGAGCAGGGCCAGGCGGGCCCAGCGGTGCAGGAGGGCCTTCCTGAGGGGCTAAGAGAAGCTCATGGCCAGGTCCTTGGGCTGGGTGAGCTGCCTGCCTTCCCCCACCAGGGGCTGGAAGAGGAACCCAGGTCTGAGGAAGGAAAACAAgagggccgaggtgggcaggacCTCAGTTCAGAGCAGTCAGAGCAGTCGGTTGAGGCTCACGGCCTAGAAACTGCGCATTCGGAACTCCCCCAGCAAGACTCTCTGCTTGTTTCTCTCCCATCTGCCACACCACAGGCTCAGGTGGAAGCAGAAGGCCCCACTCCTGGAAAATCGGCACCTCCAAGGGGCTCTCCTCCCGGGGGCGCTCAGCCTGGGGCTGGAGCAGGACCCCAGGAACCCACGCAAACCCCTCCCACCATGGCTGAGCAGGAAGCCCAACCCAGGCCATCCCTCACGACTGCTCAAGCAGAAGAACAAGGCCCCCCTCACTCCAGGGAACCAAGGGCAGAGAGCAGGCTTGAAGATCCAGGAATGGACTCCAGGGAAGCTGGGCTGACCCCATCCCCGGGAGACCCCATGGCTGGAGGGGGACCCCAGGCCAACCCTGATTACCTCTTCCATGTCATCTTTCTGGGAGACTCCAACGTGGGCAAAACATCCTTCCTGCACCTGCTGCACCAGAATTCTTTCGCCACCGGATTGACAGCTACCGTGG GAGTAGATTTTCGGGTCAAAACCTTGCTGGTGGACAACAAGTGCTTTGTGCTGCAGCTCTGGGACACGGCTGGCCAAGAGAG GTACCACAGTATGACGCGACAGCTGCTCCGCAAGGCTGACGGGGTGGTGCTCATGTACGACATCACCTCCCAGGAGAGCTTTGCCCATGTGCGCTACTGGCTAGACTGTCTCCAG GATGCAGGGTCGGATGGGGTGGTCATCCTTCTCCTGGGAAACAAGATGGACTGTGAGGAGGAACGGCAAGTGTCCGTGGAAGCTGGGCAGCAACTGGCCCAG GAACTGGGGGTCTATTTTGGGGAGTGCAGTGCCGCCTTGGGTCACAACATCCTGGAGCCTGTAGTAAACCTGGCCAG GTCACTCAGGATGCAAGAAGAAGGCCTGAAGGACTCGCTGGTGAAGGTGGCCCCCAAGAGGCCGCCCAAGAGATTCGGCTGTTGCTCCTGA
- the CPNE5 gene encoding copine-5 isoform X10, whose product MKKKKYVNSGTVTLLSFAVESECTFLDYIKGGTQINFTVAIDFTASNGNPSQSTSLHYMSPYQLNAYALALTAVGEIIQHYDSDKMFPALGFGAKLPPDGRVSHEFPLNGNQENPSCCGIDGILEAYHRSLRTVQLYGPTNFAPVVTHVARNAAAVQDGSQYSVLLIITDGVISDMAQTKEAIVNAAKLPMSIIIVGVGQAEFDAMVELDGDDVRISSRGKLAERDIVQVCSTEYWLPGMEFGNLPAVRPSRESQWPFGYSRLWCFRKRSHREERRASDIRSPGVMAAWLTGFLSPSWTEGFVEQSGGVGREGKGCPASELTPQAVAGPLLPLLNLLAFRIKDPRLLPPRSFSTHFSAFGSPSVLLLSTHLKYP is encoded by the exons atgaagaaaaagaaatacgtGAATTCTGGCACA GTCACCCTGCTTTCCTTTGCTGTGGAGTCAGAGTGCACCTTCCTTGACTACATCAAAGGAGG GACCCAGATCAACTTCACTGTGGCCATTGATTTCACTGCCTCCAATG GGAACCCCTCACAGTCCACATCCCTGCACTACATGAGCCCCTACCAGCTGAACGCCTACGCGCTGGCGCTGACTGCCGTCGGAGAGATCATCCAGCACTACGACAGTGACAAgatgttccctgccctgggcTTCGGGGCCAAGCTGCCCCCGGATGGCAGAGTGTCCCACGAGTTCCCGCTG AATGGCAACCAGGAGAACCCCTCATGCTGCGGCATCGACGGCATCCTGGAGGCCTACCACCGCAGCCTGCGCACCGTGCAGCTGTACGGCCCCACCAACTTTGCCCCCGTGGTCACCCACGTGGCCAG GAATGCAGCGGCCGTGCAGGACGGCTCCCAGTACTCGGTGCTGCTCATCATTACTGATGGGGTCATCTCGGACATGGCGCAGACCAAGGAGGCCATTGTCAAC gctgccaAGCTCCCCATGTCCATCATTATCGTCGGCGTGGGCCAGGCAGAGTTCGACG CCATGGTGGAGCTGGATGGCGACGACGTGCGGATCTCCTCCCGGGGGAAGCTGGCTGAACGCGACATCGTCCAG GTGTGTTCCACAGAATACTGGCTCCCTGGCATGGAGTTTGGGAACCTGCCTGCTGTGCGTCCCTCTCGAGAGTCTCAGTGGCCTTTTGGGTATTCAAGGCTCTG GTGCTTCAGGAAGAGAAGCcacagggaagaaaggagggctTCAGACATTCGCAGTCCCGGAGTCATGGCTGCATGGTTGACTGGATTTTTGTCCCCCAGTTGGACTGAGGGGTTTGTGGAACAGAGCGGAGGGGTGGGCAGAGAGGGGAAAGGCTGTCCTGCCTCTGAGCTCACCCCCCAGGCTGTGGCTGGCCCTCTGCTCCCCCTACTCAATCTCCTGGCCTTCAGGATCAAGGACCCTAGGCTGTTACCCCCCAGATCATTCTCCACCCACTTCTCTGCCTTTGGAAGCCCCTCTGTCCTCCTCTTGTCCACTCACCTCAAATACCCCtga
- the CPNE5 gene encoding copine-5 isoform X11 codes for MKKKKYVNSGTVTLLSFAVESECTFLDYIKGGTQINFTVAIDFTASNGNPSQSTSLHYMSPYQLNAYALALTAVGEIIQHYDSDKMFPALGFGAKLPPDGRVSHEFPLNGNQENPSCCGIDGILEAYHRSLRTVQLYGPTNFAPVVTHVARNAAAVQDGSQYSVLLIITDGVISDMAQTKEAIVNAAKLPMSIIIVGVGQAEFDAMVELDGDDVRISSRGKLAERDIVQFVPFRDYVDRTGNHVLSMARLARDVLAEIPDQLVSYMKAQGIRPRPPPAAPTHSPSQSPARTPPASPLHTHI; via the exons atgaagaaaaagaaatacgtGAATTCTGGCACA GTCACCCTGCTTTCCTTTGCTGTGGAGTCAGAGTGCACCTTCCTTGACTACATCAAAGGAGG GACCCAGATCAACTTCACTGTGGCCATTGATTTCACTGCCTCCAATG GGAACCCCTCACAGTCCACATCCCTGCACTACATGAGCCCCTACCAGCTGAACGCCTACGCGCTGGCGCTGACTGCCGTCGGAGAGATCATCCAGCACTACGACAGTGACAAgatgttccctgccctgggcTTCGGGGCCAAGCTGCCCCCGGATGGCAGAGTGTCCCACGAGTTCCCGCTG AATGGCAACCAGGAGAACCCCTCATGCTGCGGCATCGACGGCATCCTGGAGGCCTACCACCGCAGCCTGCGCACCGTGCAGCTGTACGGCCCCACCAACTTTGCCCCCGTGGTCACCCACGTGGCCAG GAATGCAGCGGCCGTGCAGGACGGCTCCCAGTACTCGGTGCTGCTCATCATTACTGATGGGGTCATCTCGGACATGGCGCAGACCAAGGAGGCCATTGTCAAC gctgccaAGCTCCCCATGTCCATCATTATCGTCGGCGTGGGCCAGGCAGAGTTCGACG CCATGGTGGAGCTGGATGGCGACGACGTGCGGATCTCCTCCCGGGGGAAGCTGGCTGAACGCGACATCGTCCAG TTTGTACCCTTCCGGGACTATGTGGACCGCACAGGCAACCACGTGCTGAGCATGGCCCGCCTGGCCCGAGACGTGCTGGCAGAGATCCCTGACCAACTGGTGTCCTACATGAAGGCACAGGGCATTCGCCCGCGTCCCCCACCTGCAGCACCAACCCACTCGCCCTCGCAGTCCCCAGCCCGCACGCCCCCTGCGTCCCCCCTGCACACGCACATCTGA